A window from Pyrococcus yayanosii CH1 encodes these proteins:
- a CDS encoding class I SAM-dependent methyltransferase: MSHYYSERPSGPLRTKTIDVCIRGYCFRFITASGVFSFGKLDRGTELLIENMILQPGWRILDLGCGYGAIGIVAARFVDYVVMTDINRRAVAIARKNLKINGVKNAEVRWGTLYEPVEGEKFHSIITNPPVHAGKDVLREIVINAPRHLHDGGLLQMVIRTSHGAKFIKSLMEETFTEVREVAKGSGYRVYAGIA; this comes from the coding sequence ATGAGCCACTACTACTCCGAGAGGCCTTCCGGCCCATTGAGAACTAAGACTATAGATGTCTGCATCAGGGGTTACTGCTTCAGGTTCATAACCGCCAGTGGGGTCTTCTCCTTCGGCAAGCTCGACAGGGGGACAGAACTCCTTATAGAGAACATGATACTCCAGCCCGGCTGGAGGATACTCGACCTCGGTTGCGGTTATGGGGCCATAGGTATAGTCGCGGCTCGCTTCGTGGACTACGTTGTCATGACGGACATCAACAGGAGGGCCGTGGCGATAGCCAGGAAAAACTTAAAAATCAACGGCGTCAAGAACGCGGAGGTTCGCTGGGGCACCCTCTACGAGCCCGTTGAGGGAGAAAAGTTCCACTCGATAATAACGAACCCTCCAGTGCACGCTGGGAAGGATGTGCTTAGGGAAATAGTTATAAACGCACCTCGGCACCTCCACGATGGCGGCCTGCTCCAGATGGTAATCAGAACGAGTCATGGGGCAAAGTTTATTAAATCGCTAATGGAGGAGACCTTCACTGAGGTAAGGGAGGTCGCGAAGGGCTCGGGCTACCGGGTATATGCCGGGATCGCCTAG
- a CDS encoding 30S ribosomal protein S13 — MADFRHIVRVAGVDLDGHKQLRWALTGIKGVGINFATMVCRVAGLDPFMKAGYLTDEQIKKIEEILSDPVAHGIPRWAVNRPKDYETGRDLHLITAKLDMAIREDIMRLRRIRAYRGIRHELGLPVRGQRTRSNFRRGQTVGVSRKKK; from the coding sequence ATGGCTGACTTTAGGCACATCGTGCGTGTTGCTGGTGTTGACCTCGACGGACACAAGCAGCTGAGGTGGGCGCTCACTGGAATAAAGGGAGTGGGCATAAACTTCGCCACCATGGTCTGCAGGGTAGCAGGTCTCGACCCATTCATGAAAGCAGGCTACCTCACCGACGAGCAGATAAAGAAGATCGAGGAGATACTCAGTGACCCCGTTGCCCACGGCATACCTCGCTGGGCTGTCAACAGGCCGAAGGACTATGAGACTGGCAGAGACCTGCACCTCATAACGGCCAAGCTTGACATGGCTATCCGTGAGGACATAATGAGGCTCAGGCGCATTAGGGCCTACCGTGGCATTAGGCATGAGCTTGGCCTGCCTGTCCGCGGTCAGAGGACGAGGTCCAACTTCAGGCGCGGTCAGACGGTTGGTGTTAGCAGGAAGAAGAAGTGA
- a CDS encoding DNA-directed RNA polymerase subunit D, protein MVKVEILEKRENAIKFILEGVSIAFANALRRTILGEVPTFAVDEVEFYENDSALFDEIIAHRLAMIPLTTPVDRFALDSLELDDYTVTLSLEAEGPGVVYSGDLKSDDPDVKPVTPDIPIVKLAEGQRLVFNAYAKLGRGKDHAKWQPGFAYYKYYTKIHISKSIPGWEKLKSLAEKRGLPVEETDEEVIVTTLKPFYIPREFEEYESKEIWEEIVPEAYVFTVETNGELPVEEVVGIALRILMRKSDRFISELRRVAG, encoded by the coding sequence ATGGTAAAGGTTGAGATTCTTGAAAAGAGGGAGAATGCGATAAAGTTCATCCTTGAGGGCGTTAGCATAGCATTCGCCAATGCCCTTAGGAGAACCATACTCGGCGAGGTCCCAACGTTTGCCGTTGATGAGGTCGAGTTCTACGAGAATGACTCTGCCCTCTTCGACGAGATAATCGCCCACAGGCTCGCTATGATACCCCTCACCACACCCGTTGACAGGTTTGCCCTTGATTCTCTCGAGCTGGACGATTACACAGTTACCCTCTCCCTTGAAGCTGAGGGGCCTGGCGTGGTCTATTCGGGTGACCTCAAGAGTGACGACCCAGATGTAAAGCCAGTCACGCCAGACATCCCGATAGTTAAGTTGGCCGAGGGCCAAAGGCTCGTCTTCAACGCTTACGCAAAGCTCGGCCGCGGGAAGGATCATGCCAAGTGGCAACCGGGCTTCGCCTACTACAAGTACTATACGAAAATCCACATAAGCAAGTCAATTCCGGGGTGGGAGAAGCTGAAGAGCCTTGCGGAGAAGCGCGGTCTTCCCGTCGAGGAAACTGACGAGGAAGTAATAGTCACAACGCTGAAGCCCTTCTACATCCCGAGAGAATTTGAGGAATACGAGAGTAAGGAGATATGGGAGGAGATAGTGCCAGAAGCCTATGTCTTTACCGTCGAAACCAACGGGGAGCTTCCGGTGGAAGAGGTCGTCGGCATAGCCCTTAGGATACTCATGAGAAAGAGCGATAGGTTTATAAGCGAACTCCGTAGAGTAGCCGGTTGA
- a CDS encoding 30S ribosomal protein S4 — MGDPKRQRKKYETPPHPWIKERLDRERVLMEKYALKNKKELWKHETQLKNFRRRARRLLAARGKQAEIERQQLLQRLRRLGLLPADAVLDDVLSLTIEDILERRLQTIVFKKGLARTMRQARQLIVHGHIEVNGQIIRSPSYLVLKEEEDTITYARTSPFANPGHPERMVIEQAKQSEGGGA; from the coding sequence ATGGGCGACCCTAAGAGGCAGAGAAAAAAGTATGAGACTCCCCCTCACCCCTGGATTAAGGAAAGGCTTGACCGCGAAAGGGTATTGATGGAGAAGTACGCCCTCAAGAACAAGAAGGAGCTCTGGAAGCATGAGACCCAGCTTAAGAACTTCAGGCGTAGGGCGAGAAGGCTTTTGGCGGCTCGTGGCAAGCAGGCCGAAATTGAGAGGCAGCAACTCCTTCAGAGGCTTCGCAGGCTTGGCCTACTCCCGGCTGACGCCGTTCTCGATGACGTCCTTTCCCTCACCATCGAGGACATCCTCGAGAGGCGCCTTCAGACTATAGTCTTCAAGAAGGGCCTTGCCAGAACAATGAGGCAGGCAAGGCAGCTCATCGTTCACGGCCACATCGAGGTAAACGGCCAGATAATCCGCTCACCGAGCTACCTCGTCCTCAAGGAGGAAGAGGACACCATAACCTACGCGAGAACATCTCCCTTCGCGAATCCCGGCCACCCCGAGAGGATGGTTATAGAGCAAGCCAAGCAGAGTGAGGGTGGTGGAGCATGA
- a CDS encoding 30S ribosomal protein S11, with protein sequence MSEEQVNIKKKEKWGIAHIYSSYNNTIIHITDITGAETISRWSGGMVVKADRDEPSPYAAMIAAKRAAEEALEKGIVGVHIRVRAPGGSKSKTPGPGAQAAIRALARAGLKIGRVEDVTPIPHDGTRPKGGRRGRRV encoded by the coding sequence ATGAGCGAGGAGCAGGTCAACATAAAGAAGAAGGAGAAGTGGGGAATCGCCCACATCTACTCCTCCTACAACAACACCATCATCCACATCACCGATATCACGGGGGCCGAAACCATAAGCAGGTGGAGTGGTGGTATGGTCGTCAAGGCCGACAGGGACGAGCCATCACCATACGCGGCCATGATAGCCGCTAAGAGAGCTGCAGAGGAGGCCCTTGAGAAGGGTATAGTCGGAGTTCACATAAGGGTCCGTGCTCCTGGTGGAAGTAAGAGCAAGACGCCTGGTCCGGGTGCCCAGGCGGCCATTCGTGCACTTGCCAGAGCAGGCCTTAAGATAGGCAGGGTAGAGGACGTTACCCCGATACCGCACGATGGAACGAGACCCAAGGGCGGCAGAAGGGGTAGGCGTGTCTGA
- a CDS encoding RNA-guided pseudouridylation complex pseudouridine synthase subunit Cbf5, whose protein sequence is MARDEVRRLPADVKREVLIKDEKAETNPKWGYPPEKRPMEMHMQFGVINLDKPPGPTSHEVVAWIKRLFNLEKAGHGGTLDPKVSGVLPVALERATRVVQALLPAGKEYVALMHLHGDVPEEKIYRVMKEFEGEIIQRPPLRSAVKRRLRTRKVYYIEILEIDGRDVLFRAGVEAGTYIRSLIHHIGLALGVGAHMAELRRTRSGPFKEDETLVTFHDLVDYYHFWKEDGIEEHFRRAIQPMEKAVEHLPKVWIKDSAVAAVTHGADLAVPGIVKLHAGIKRGDLVAIMTLKDELVALGKALMTSQEMLQKSRGIAVDVEKVFMPRDWYPKMW, encoded by the coding sequence ATGGCGAGGGACGAGGTGCGCAGGCTTCCCGCGGACGTTAAGAGGGAAGTTCTCATCAAAGACGAGAAAGCCGAGACGAATCCCAAATGGGGATACCCCCCTGAAAAGAGGCCCATGGAAATGCACATGCAGTTCGGAGTAATAAACCTCGACAAGCCTCCCGGGCCGACAAGCCACGAGGTCGTCGCTTGGATAAAAAGGTTATTTAACCTTGAGAAAGCCGGTCACGGGGGAACCCTCGACCCGAAGGTTAGCGGCGTCCTTCCAGTTGCCCTTGAAAGGGCCACTCGCGTTGTCCAAGCCCTCCTCCCCGCCGGTAAGGAGTACGTGGCTCTAATGCACCTCCACGGCGACGTTCCGGAGGAGAAGATTTATAGGGTCATGAAGGAGTTCGAGGGAGAGATAATTCAAAGGCCGCCCTTGAGAAGTGCCGTCAAGAGGAGGCTTAGAACGAGGAAGGTTTACTATATCGAGATTTTAGAAATTGATGGCAGAGACGTCCTCTTTAGGGCAGGTGTCGAGGCGGGAACCTACATAAGGTCTCTCATTCACCATATAGGCCTTGCCCTCGGTGTTGGAGCGCATATGGCCGAGCTAAGAAGGACAAGAAGCGGCCCCTTCAAGGAGGACGAGACCCTCGTAACTTTCCATGACCTCGTGGACTACTATCACTTCTGGAAAGAAGATGGCATAGAAGAACACTTCCGCAGGGCTATTCAGCCGATGGAGAAGGCTGTGGAACATTTGCCGAAGGTCTGGATAAAGGACTCGGCGGTAGCCGCGGTGACGCACGGTGCCGACCTTGCCGTCCCGGGCATAGTCAAGCTACACGCGGGCATAAAGAGGGGGGACCTCGTGGCGATAATGACCCTCAAGGATGAGCTCGTCGCCCTGGGAAAGGCCCTCATGACTAGTCAGGAAATGCTCCAGAAGAGCAGGGGGATAGCTGTGGACGTTGAGAAGGTCTTCATGCCGAGGGACTGGTATCCGAAGATGTGGTAG